The genomic interval CCACAATGCAGGACGTAGGACTGTCCAAAGGGGCGTTGCAAAGTCCAGGAGACAGGGGCGTGATTGAAGAAGCCGCTACAAGAGCGAAGGATGCGATGAGTTCAATCCCGACTGCCCAATCGGATGTACCTAATCTTGAAGGATTTTTAACACTGATTCTTACCTACATTTTGATGGGAGATAAAGTCTACGAATATGCGGAACGGGGAATAAAAGGACCGCTGTCCATTTCTAAATCGATCGCACCCCTGATGGCTCGAACGAATTTTGCCTTTATGTTTAATCAAACGTTCCCGACACTGGAGGAATTTAATCAGCTCTTTGCGTCGCCCGATGATTGGGCAGAATTTGTCCTGAAAGCGTCAGGGGTAGAGGATGGTCCGTTGTTTAAATATGGATTTTATAAAACCGACAAAGAAACGGGGAAAGAAGTCTTACAAAAACCTGAGGACATTGGGCTGGAACGCAGGGACTGGATTCAAGGAATGGCGATCGGTACAGATCTTTTGACAAAAGCTGCGAACCCATTGATCCATAAGTCATTGGGCGCACTCGATCGCGGAGATAAGGTTGGTCCCGGTTCGCAAGCCACTGAGATTCCTATTTTTGAACTTAGACGAATGCAGACAGGACAACCCTACGAAAACTGGAAACCGTTGGCAGTTAGCGTGTTTCAACTGATTCGAAGACTGAATGCTGCTTCTAAATAAGATGGATGCTGCGAACTGGGAAAAGCTGCTCAAATATGTTTCTATCTGAGCAAATCATTTTCAGCCAAAACCGGATTACTATCAAGTAACCCACAGTAAGGTGCTGAAGATGCGATCGCGCTTAAAATCCCAACTGTCTCCTCAACCTTCCTTTAAGCCTGTGTCCTATGGACTCATTCAGCGGCGCATCGCTCAGCAATCCAAACCTACTCAGCCACCCCCTGTTCTACACGAAGCACTGAATTTACCGATTCATCCGGTGGATCAGAAACCGATTCAAGCAAAGTTACGAGAGGATAAGGATCAGCGCAAGCCAGAAATTGGTGGAGAAACTGTGCATCTAGAAACCAAACCTGGATTACCAGGTCGCCTCAAGACAGGGATTGAAGCCCTCTCTGGAATGGCAATGGATGATGTGACCGTCCACTATAACTCTCCCAAACCTGCCCAATTAAGGGCATTAGCATACACCCAGGGTACAAATATCCATTTAGGTTCGGGGCAGGAGCGGTATCTACCCCATGAAGCTTGGCACGTAGTCCAGCAAAAACAAGGAAGGGTAAAACCAACGGTGCAGTTTCAGGGAACAGGATTGAACGATGATCTAGCGCTGGAGAAGGAAGCGGATGTAATGGGAGCCAAGGCAGTGCCCGAACAAACTACTCCCTCACCTGAGTCAACAAGCTCTGATAATAATGAATTTCAACCCTTGAGTGCTAGCGAGGCGGAGATATTCGAGGCAATCATGAATGAGTTTTCTGATGAAGAACTGGATGCTGCCGCAACGGAGCTGGAAGCAGAAGCAGAAGCAGAAGTACTTATGACTGAAGGTGACCCTGTACAAACAAAGTGTATCCTTGGTGCAGGAGTAATCCAACTGGGAAAAACTACTCCCAGTATTGCCTCAGAAGCTAGTCCTGACATGGGTCTTGCAAACAAGCTAGAAGGCAACACATCAAAGTTGCCTCGATTAGTTACTCTAAAGCGTTGGCAAACGATTAAAAGCAAGCACGGGAAATTGGGTTATCGGAAGTATGCCGCAATTCGGCACCAGAACCTGCAAAATAATGCTGGCACCGAGGACTTGGTGTTGCTCATCCGCCTCCGTCGGCGTGCAAAAGTTGGAAAGATGCGGGACAAACACTATGCAGCGATCGAGAAAAAATCAAGTAAGAAGCGGCAAACTGCTCAGGTCCGCACAGAACTACTAGGGGAAGCTGTCGCCTCCATTCGAATGGAAGGATATCTAGGGAAGGACGATTGGAAGCTTATCATTGGATATGCATCAGGTGCAGGGATTGATCAACTCTGGGTCAGCCCTTCTCTGAAGAAGTACATTATCGTGGAGGCAAAAGGGCCGGGGGCTAAATTGAAGGTCGATAAATTTGCTGTCCGAGGAGCTACTGCTGGTGGTACGCTTGAGCAAATGTCTCAGGAGTGGGTGGAAGATCGCATTCCCCGTTTGAAGACTAGCTATCCCACTGAACTGGCTAACCTCCTTAAAGACTGTGCTTTAAAGGTTGACCACAATGGCGTTCTTGTAGACGATTCGACCAAGAAAGCAACTCATTCCCTTGAAGGGTTAATCATTACCGCAAAGTGGGACGCAGCGAAGGGTGACATCGGTTCAGGAGCTTCTAAACGCACCTACAACTTTTAAGTCAGGTGATATCAGTATTTCTTTTCAGCACTGGGAACGCCAAGTGGTTTTTGGGTTGGAATGCCGATCCGCCCGGGGAAATTCGGGTGGGGTGGGGGCAATTTTTTTCAGGTACAGGCAGTGGCGATCGCCTCCGGTTAGAGGAGTTTTGAATGCTTCGATCGCCTCGATGGTACCTCCCAGGTGGTTAACCACAGGTTCCAGTGCGATCGTTTCTGAGTCAGTCCACTGCCCCCGATACAGCACTGCGGTTCCGCCAATCTTTACTAATGGCAACGCATACTCGGCACAGATAGGGGCAGCCGCCACTGCTCGGACTAAGGCAACATCATAGGATTGGCGATGGTTGGGATTTTGCCCAACCGATTCAGCCCGATCGACCCAGGTTCTGCCATTAGGGATTTCTAGGAAATCTAGTAAATGATCAAGAAATTGAATTTTTTTACGGGTTGCGTCCAGCAACGTTAGATTCCAGGTGGGTTGGGCGATCGCCACTGCCATGCCCGGAAAGCCTGCACCGGTGCCGATGTCGATCACAGTGTAAGAAGTGGGGTGTGGGGTGTGGGGTGTGGGGTGTGAGGTGTGGGGAGGAGAATTTTGAATTTTGAATTTTGAATTTTGAATTGAATCTAAGTGCTGGGTGCTACCTTCTGCCTTTTCAAGAAATCGTCGAACTCCTCGCAGCGAGTCCCATAAATGTTTTTCCCAAAATTCTGCTGGGTCTGTAATGCGGGTCAGATTAAACTGGCGGTTGCCTGCTAGAACTTGCTCGTAAAGCTGCTGAAATTGCGCCTGTTGAATGGGTGTGGGTTGCCAGCCAAGGGTCTGCTGCCACAGTTCTGGCATTTCGGGTAAAGCTGGAGTTTGGGAGGGTTGATTTTGATTCATTCCACATCTCCCAAACGGTTACTCAGCTCAACCCACTGGTCAACGCTCAGGTCTTCGGCGCGCACATCAGGATTGATGCCCAATTGTTCTAACAGAAGGGTCAGGCGATCTCGCTCCACCAGATTTTGCAGATTATTCCGCAACATTTTGCGTTTACTAGAAAACCCCAGTTTAATCAAGGTTTCCAGTTGACGCGGGTTGGTCGCAGGAACTGCGATCGGGCGCGGGCGGAGCCGAACAACAACTGAATCAACTTTGGGAGGGGGTTGAAATGCTTTTGCCGGAACATCACAGATGAACTCACAGGTTGCTAAATACTGAACGCGTACCGAAAGGGCACCAAAGGTTTTAGAACCGGGGTTGGCATACAGTCGCTGAGCGACTTCTTTCTGTACCAGTACCACAATCAGATCAAAAGGATGTGATGCAGGCTTGGCAATGGTTCCCAGA from Kovacikia minuta CCNUW1 carries:
- a CDS encoding eCIS core domain-containing protein; its protein translation is MRSRLKSQLSPQPSFKPVSYGLIQRRIAQQSKPTQPPPVLHEALNLPIHPVDQKPIQAKLREDKDQRKPEIGGETVHLETKPGLPGRLKTGIEALSGMAMDDVTVHYNSPKPAQLRALAYTQGTNIHLGSGQERYLPHEAWHVVQQKQGRVKPTVQFQGTGLNDDLALEKEADVMGAKAVPEQTTPSPESTSSDNNEFQPLSASEAEIFEAIMNEFSDEELDAAATELEAEAEAEVLMTEGDPVQTKCILGAGVIQLGKTTPSIASEASPDMGLANKLEGNTSKLPRLVTLKRWQTIKSKHGKLGYRKYAAIRHQNLQNNAGTEDLVLLIRLRRRAKVGKMRDKHYAAIEKKSSKKRQTAQVRTELLGEAVASIRMEGYLGKDDWKLIIGYASGAGIDQLWVSPSLKKYIIVEAKGPGAKLKVDKFAVRGATAGGTLEQMSQEWVEDRIPRLKTSYPTELANLLKDCALKVDHNGVLVDDSTKKATHSLEGLIITAKWDAAKGDIGSGASKRTYNF
- the rsmG gene encoding 16S rRNA (guanine(527)-N(7))-methyltransferase RsmG, coding for MNQNQPSQTPALPEMPELWQQTLGWQPTPIQQAQFQQLYEQVLAGNRQFNLTRITDPAEFWEKHLWDSLRGVRRFLEKAEGSTQHLDSIQNSKFKIQNSPPHTSHPTPHTPHPTSYTVIDIGTGAGFPGMAVAIAQPTWNLTLLDATRKKIQFLDHLLDFLEIPNGRTWVDRAESVGQNPNHRQSYDVALVRAVAAAPICAEYALPLVKIGGTAVLYRGQWTDSETIALEPVVNHLGGTIEAIEAFKTPLTGGDRHCLYLKKIAPTPPEFPRADRHSNPKTTWRSQC
- the rsmA gene encoding 16S rRNA (adenine(1518)-N(6)/adenine(1519)-N(6))-dimethyltransferase RsmA; translation: MKLSQAAVNCWDYRSSAVPQPRKQFAQHWLRSEKALSKIVSAAELSKGNLDQTIKGDRVLEIGPGTGILTRQLLPLAEAVVAVEIDRDLCDSLSKKLGAIENFLLLQGDFLTLDLDLLLAPFPHFQNPNKVVANIPYNITGPILEKLLGTIAKPASHPFDLIVVLVQKEVAQRLYANPGSKTFGALSVRVQYLATCEFICDVPAKAFQPPPKVDSVVVRLRPRPIAVPATNPRQLETLIKLGFSSKRKMLRNNLQNLVERDRLTLLLEQLGINPDVRAEDLSVDQWVELSNRLGDVE